In Lathamus discolor isolate bLatDis1 chromosome 1, bLatDis1.hap1, whole genome shotgun sequence, the following are encoded in one genomic region:
- the LOC136007132 gene encoding centrosomal protein of 83 kDa-like isoform X1, which produces MREMLELLEAKIKELEKENEVLKRQTFSYEEYARLQKRLKDLQRRHSEFWGIILNPSIPSLNPVGPMLSSALPPGPEVSFYLFQEEQLQKELSLLRKRLEELETTQRKQLQDLGPSRE; this is translated from the exons ATGAGAGAGATGCTAGAACTTTTGGAAGCCAAGATAAAagaactagaaaaagaaaatgaggtgCTAAAGAG GCAGACTTTTTCCTATGAAGAATATGCACGCCTCCAGAAGAGGCTAAAGGACTTGCAACGTAGGCACAGTGAATTCTGGGGTATAATTCTGAATCCTAGCATACCGTCCCTCAATCCAGTTGGTCCAATGTTGTCGTCTGCCTTGCCTCCTGGGCCTGAAGTGTCCTTCTACCTTTTTCAG GAGGAGCAGCTTCAAAAAGAGCTATCCCTGCTTCGCAAACGGTTGGAAGAACTAGAAAccacacagagaaaacagctgcAAGATCTTGGACCATCCAGAGAGTGA
- the LOC136007132 gene encoding centrosomal protein of 83 kDa-like isoform X2: protein MREMLELLEAKIKELEKENEVLKRQTFSYEEYARLQKRLKDLQRRHSEFWGIILNPSIPSLNPVGPMLSSALPPGPEVSFYLFQEGIFDL from the exons ATGAGAGAGATGCTAGAACTTTTGGAAGCCAAGATAAAagaactagaaaaagaaaatgaggtgCTAAAGAG GCAGACTTTTTCCTATGAAGAATATGCACGCCTCCAGAAGAGGCTAAAGGACTTGCAACGTAGGCACAGTGAATTCTGGGGTATAATTCTGAATCCTAGCATACCGTCCCTCAATCCAGTTGGTCCAATGTTGTCGTCTGCCTTGCCTCCTGGGCCTGAAGTGTCCTTCTACCTTTTTCAG GAAGGAATATTTGATCtttga